One window of the Microvirga mediterraneensis genome contains the following:
- a CDS encoding aldose epimerase family protein, with the protein MTIERFGTLDGQDVLQVSLQGPDGMDAKVLTWGAVVRDLSVPVAGGSQRVVLGLNSIEDYVAHSPYFGAIVGRYGNRIGRARFNLNGRTYQLDANEGENQLHGGTKGFGSRIWSIVDHQPSSVTLSLVSEDGDMGYPGRLAATCTYTLLPSSRLRIELDATSDEPTPVNLTTHGYFNLDGSPDISSHELTIAGDYITPTRPDLIPTGEITAVTGTDYDFTTARTIHGPAHTLYDINYVLRGPYGELRHAATLASRRNGLSMELWTTEPGVQFYDGHLIDMPVEGLGGARYGRHGGLCLEPQRFPDSPNNAHFPSSILPPGQVSRQVSELRFSR; encoded by the coding sequence ATGACCATCGAGCGTTTCGGCACCCTCGACGGGCAGGACGTGCTGCAGGTCTCGCTGCAGGGGCCCGACGGCATGGACGCGAAGGTCCTCACCTGGGGCGCTGTGGTGCGGGACCTGTCCGTGCCGGTGGCGGGCGGTTCCCAGCGGGTCGTGCTGGGGCTCAACTCCATCGAGGACTACGTCGCCCATTCTCCCTACTTCGGCGCCATCGTCGGGCGATACGGCAACCGGATTGGCAGGGCACGTTTCAACCTGAATGGCAGGACCTACCAGCTCGATGCCAACGAGGGCGAGAACCAGCTTCACGGCGGAACCAAGGGCTTCGGCTCGCGGATCTGGAGCATCGTCGACCATCAGCCCTCCAGCGTGACCCTGAGCCTCGTGTCGGAAGACGGCGACATGGGCTATCCGGGGCGCCTCGCGGCGACCTGCACCTACACGCTCCTGCCGTCATCGCGCCTGCGGATCGAACTCGACGCGACGAGCGATGAGCCGACGCCGGTGAATCTGACCACCCACGGCTATTTCAACCTCGACGGCAGCCCCGACATCTCCTCGCACGAGCTGACCATCGCCGGCGATTACATCACCCCGACCCGGCCCGACCTCATCCCGACGGGCGAGATCACGGCGGTTACTGGCACCGACTACGATTTCACGACGGCGCGGACGATCCATGGCCCGGCGCATACGCTCTACGACATCAACTATGTCCTGCGCGGGCCCTATGGCGAGCTGCGCCATGCTGCCACGCTGGCGTCGCGCCGGAATGGTCTTTCGATGGAGCTCTGGACCACGGAGCCCGGCGTCCAGTTTTATGACGGCCACCTGATCGATATGCCCGTCGAAGGGCTGGGAGGTGCCCGGTACGGGCGTCACGGCGGACTTTGCCTGGAGCCGCAGCGTTTTCCCGACAGCCCCAATAATGCCCATTTTCCATCGTCTATCCTGCCGCCCGGGCAGGTTTCCCGACAGGTCAGCGAGCTCAGGTTCTCCCGCTGA